A genomic region of Runella rosea contains the following coding sequences:
- a CDS encoding DUF11 domain-containing protein: protein MQKIYCQLSGKRFVILIILLLTALSSSMLQAQSIQWSQYTGQNVGSQTYARAVFVEKSLDGSIYVVGAISGNNPPPTFPTSDVIYRGSAYINNYNAPIHLSKYSSDGKLLWVRILNGSSIQPAGLSLSPSGEPVILYVTGSANADYITPDAWRPNPPSFASFGNTAVLNKFDVNGNLAYGTYIGPVNGSLFIEGNSSSGNTYTAFDGVQIAPDGTTYVVLSLYVDSEYTGVMPTTPGAFQTDAVKVSGVGLADVIMIFKPDNTLQYSSYFSYQFQTKSASALSNSGDLYYLQSATNLLSLPTPPVNAAKTALDSSYIMRLDKNGNITASTYLGGLTGTITTNPVNGDVITMNTASGRVQVFDADLTTLKSVSTPFAFTGPNDNDIFTRLGVDNFGRLHALVSGGEFAGIENLPVITPGAIQTVAINQKERAYYGIADCNFQKTIYGTFLSDQNTQSSSRTALNDLELDQNCNAYIVGAILPGTGFPVTPLAYNDNGTATLSGFDVSVTSIVSDGFLTKFNYPILKTGTNQLATPAITTFCSGSGALAIDGTKASYLTPILAGNVAGNPAPTPLHYQWQVATAPSGPWTNISNTDVEDYVPANPASPGTYYYRRLVRQTSFDIAANCVPSCDVAYASNVISLTFSTNQTHTTDLSAKKYGFCKGSTLAVSANLSPSIDGNQGPYNYKLTTFTDLVTVVAGQSGTLASAPGVINLSISQPGQYLLQVTDSRGCISFDTLNAEHLKVNAGSRILYTCGASSVTFGPSSLVTEYANYANNILSWSPTTGLSNPSVLSPTLSILPAVGASADYYLTLNGCPVDTITVSNQSVNPLPSLPALSLCQGDTAILGQGITAQTGVTYEWAPGLGLTATNVPNPIVTTAYAPAGVNVTSYTLKAQNGTTSCVQYTTQQVTVYRTPNQSFQIKICLQNGCDTTRGLGLPNIGTISEPGIAYSWQAIIVPGTATTGLPSPTDVTNGLANPTGSVTDFSFLTASLGRANGTYTIQLIRTSQNTANPACMRTDTAFLNYCICGNAGDGGLCALAIGALPTIVCGGATNKIGPIQYTSGGTYIWSRLDGQPLNNELFDIYTNQPLTDGGPHSNQVFANPTGLTAVSYRLTIINPGSDTCRVDIKVFPAAIGKPNVTYISPQSVCQGSPYTIQGPAANPNLIYKWEPVSLLVNQADSISALPTIKSLIADQIMFVTVTDTTTGCSVQDTVQLVVTPVQVNAGNNATFCVSGTTVNIGGLAALPGYSYQWTAIPSAGVSFGNATAAQTTATLPATSAGGTITLILTATNGQTSANCTLSDTVVFRAAATPAVTIPPAFSLCSGGQVIIGPVSPSDLTYAWSGPGIVGSTTGSAVTVNAVGTYTVVISQGSCSTSRNVTISAATTPTVTPNPAAPCSGPVTIGVNNVPGTEWSYSWDKLDGLKGYTTGFATISVEPAITTTYTLTATHISGCTLTFPITVPAAAYSASLPSSLSFCEGQTAVLPLNDPSAVSGTVSWSASPVEALAYLSSPTAINPTIDLSAAPAGSYTYTATVTYGAGCQSMASTTVTIGKKIEGIAGLDAQICNGTCTTLGIDAVAGINYEWSSSSGTVISAANSARPTVCPTQNTTFTLKYYSASGCVFTDDVLVQVLPSPSLTVQDLSACQNDNGTATINLANGVVSTTGSSLSYWLNASATIAAPNPVNAQGTYYIKASDGTCSTIKPVTVTFNDTPSAISEAFFNCDTQTGTIRLTNVTSNARYDYSLGNTYTGNKTYASASVIPGSGIIVSNLIIPFNTTQSYTVRLFGSDGTCFRDITVQITNTKPDAGANQNICAPATTATLTAITLGGTWTAQAGNPAAATVTSSGAVSGMSANGTYNFIYTLNGCTDTVSVVRNPKPDAGSDQSICAPTTTATLTAITAGGTWTAQAGNPAAATVTSAGAVSGMSANGTYNFIYTLNGCTDTVSVVRNPKPDAGANQNICAPATTATLTAITAGGTWTAQAGNPAAATVTSAGAVSGMTANGTYNFIYTLNGCTDTVSVVRNPKPDAGANQNICAPATTATLTAITAGGTWTAQAGNPAAATVTSAGAVSGMSANGTYNFIYTLNGCTDTVSVVRNPKPDAGANQNICAPATTATLTAITAGGTWTAQAGNPAAATVTSAGAVSGMSANGTYKFIYTLNGCTDTVSVIRNPQPIQVNLSPAVICENQSLTYTDASGTNGTWSGPGVSDTGTGATVSGAAALTQLGQSAPTSFYIYYTQILGECSRTDSGLVSINPRPLVSITGPTLVCGNELPVSFTGSPAGGTFTLPQGLPVGAVTISNNVATLNAGFNIASLTFSYQFTDATTGCSNTDSHSITVTPAPNAGPDQTLACVNPVTNTLQTTTTLTGAPSGGTWSAQSGNPASAMVTNAGVVTGMSMAGTYQFIYTLNDCSDTVSVTVSPCQGCVKPNAGNDQSICSPTTTATLTAITSGGTWNAQSGNPVSATITNAGAVAGMTVDGTYRFIYSVTSGGETCTDTVSVVRNPKPNAGANQNICAPATTATLTAITAGGTWTAQAGNPAAATVTSAGAVSGMTANGTYNFIYTLNGCTDTVSVVRNPKPDAGSDQSVCAPTTTATLTAITAGGTWTAQAGNPAAATVTSAGAVSGMTANGTYNFIYTLNGCTDTVSVVRNLKPDAGVDQTLTCPPSGISPTTATLSGAPSGGVWSTLASNPAAATVTNAGAVSGMTVAGTYQFIYTLNNCADTVQIEVPTCIVPVFDLALRKTLATGQSASVVAGSNVTFTITVFNQGNVDATNIQVTDYIPTGLTLNDANWTATAGVATLNTVIASLPAGQSTTRDITFVVSTGFTGSISNLAEISSATGGTDVDSSPDSNPANDGTPKNDVINENGLTGGDEDDHDPEVITVTPAPVFDLALRKTLATGQSASVVAGSNVTFTITVFNQGNVDATNIQVTDYIPTGLTLNDANWTATAGVATLNTVIASLPAGQSTTRDITFVVSTGFTGSISNLAEISSATGGTDVDSSPDNNPANDGTPKNDVINENGLTGGDEDDHDPEVITVTPPAQVDLSLKKLINTKIAQLGDTLTYTIKVFNQSATLATGVEVTDSLATSVQFINGSFTSTRGTAAITNNVIIWNIGNIAASGDTVTLTYKVKAIQEGVHFNTAEITKTNEGDIDSTPGNGNNVEDDNDQQCFTVPFKLCPLEKVQASVPAYLTNVQWYKDGGSTPIVSGNTVLFSEVGTYTFTASNQQCPAEGCCPIIIEAGNNCCPTQICIPFTINKKKK, encoded by the coding sequence ATGCAAAAGATATACTGTCAGCTATCAGGAAAACGATTTGTTATCTTGATAATACTTTTACTAACGGCCCTTTCCTCTTCAATGCTGCAAGCCCAGTCCATTCAATGGTCTCAGTATACTGGGCAAAATGTAGGTTCACAAACGTATGCCAGAGCTGTTTTTGTAGAAAAATCACTAGATGGTTCTATCTACGTGGTAGGAGCAATAAGCGGCAATAACCCTCCGCCGACTTTTCCGACTTCGGATGTAATATACCGAGGTTCGGCTTACATCAACAACTATAACGCACCTATCCACTTATCAAAGTACTCTTCTGATGGCAAATTGCTGTGGGTAAGAATTTTAAATGGGTCTAGTATCCAGCCGGCTGGATTGAGTCTTAGTCCCAGTGGAGAACCAGTCATCTTATACGTGACTGGAAGCGCAAATGCGGACTACATAACTCCAGATGCATGGCGGCCTAATCCTCCGAGTTTCGCCTCCTTTGGAAACACCGCAGTATTAAACAAATTTGATGTGAATGGTAACTTGGCCTATGGGACCTATATCGGACCCGTAAACGGCTCACTGTTTATAGAGGGAAATTCCAGCAGTGGTAACACGTATACAGCTTTTGATGGTGTTCAGATTGCCCCAGACGGCACTACATATGTGGTGTTATCATTATATGTCGATTCAGAGTACACAGGGGTTATGCCTACTACTCCCGGAGCCTTTCAAACAGATGCGGTTAAAGTCAGTGGGGTAGGTCTGGCTGACGTCATTATGATATTCAAACCCGATAATACATTACAATATTCTTCCTATTTTAGTTATCAGTTCCAGACAAAATCTGCCAGTGCTCTCTCTAATTCGGGAGATCTTTACTATTTACAGAGCGCCACAAATTTATTGTCATTACCAACACCGCCGGTAAATGCCGCTAAAACGGCACTTGACTCTTCTTATATTATGCGTTTAGATAAAAACGGAAATATAACCGCATCGACGTATCTTGGAGGACTAACAGGTACAATTACGACGAATCCTGTCAATGGAGATGTTATAACCATGAATACTGCTTCAGGTCGGGTACAGGTATTTGATGCTGATTTGACCACCTTAAAATCCGTTTCTACGCCTTTTGCGTTTACAGGACCGAATGATAATGATATTTTTACCAGATTGGGAGTTGATAACTTTGGAAGATTGCATGCATTAGTTTCAGGCGGGGAATTCGCGGGAATTGAAAATTTGCCGGTAATTACACCGGGCGCAATTCAAACGGTCGCTATAAACCAAAAGGAACGTGCTTATTACGGAATAGCCGATTGTAACTTTCAAAAAACCATTTATGGTACCTTCCTTTCAGACCAAAATACACAGAGTTCTTCAAGAACCGCATTAAATGACCTAGAACTGGACCAAAACTGCAATGCCTATATTGTAGGTGCAATATTGCCCGGTACGGGATTTCCCGTGACCCCATTGGCCTATAACGACAATGGCACTGCCACGCTTTCGGGCTTCGATGTTTCTGTTACCAGTATTGTTTCTGACGGTTTTTTAACAAAATTCAACTATCCTATTCTAAAGACGGGAACGAATCAACTTGCTACCCCGGCCATTACTACGTTCTGTAGCGGTTCTGGAGCGTTGGCTATTGACGGAACAAAAGCAAGTTACCTCACGCCGATACTAGCCGGAAACGTTGCTGGTAACCCTGCCCCTACGCCTCTTCACTATCAATGGCAAGTAGCTACTGCGCCGTCAGGCCCTTGGACTAATATCTCAAACACAGATGTAGAAGATTATGTCCCGGCAAATCCTGCTTCACCGGGAACGTATTACTATCGCCGCTTAGTCCGCCAAACGTCTTTCGACATAGCAGCGAACTGTGTGCCGAGCTGTGATGTAGCTTATGCCAGCAATGTCATTTCACTTACGTTTTCAACTAATCAAACCCATACAACTGACTTATCTGCCAAAAAATATGGGTTTTGCAAGGGAAGTACATTGGCCGTAAGCGCCAACTTGAGCCCAAGTATTGACGGTAACCAAGGTCCCTATAACTATAAGCTAACCACATTTACGGATTTAGTAACTGTAGTTGCTGGCCAGTCTGGGACATTGGCATCGGCTCCGGGAGTCATTAATTTGAGTATTTCACAACCTGGTCAATATCTATTGCAGGTTACCGACTCCCGTGGGTGTATAAGTTTTGATACCCTCAATGCCGAACATTTAAAAGTAAATGCTGGCAGCCGAATTTTGTATACCTGTGGAGCAAGCTCGGTCACTTTTGGGCCCAGTTCATTGGTCACAGAATACGCCAATTATGCTAATAATATATTGAGTTGGAGTCCTACAACGGGCCTAAGCAATCCCTCGGTTTTGTCGCCAACACTTTCAATATTGCCAGCTGTTGGAGCTTCAGCTGACTACTACCTGACATTGAATGGTTGTCCGGTAGATACCATTACCGTGTCAAACCAAAGTGTCAACCCATTGCCGTCGTTACCCGCGCTCTCGCTGTGTCAGGGAGATACAGCCATCCTTGGACAAGGTATTACAGCACAAACGGGTGTCACTTATGAGTGGGCACCGGGCTTAGGATTGACCGCCACAAATGTACCCAATCCCATAGTGACTACTGCATATGCTCCAGCAGGGGTAAATGTGACCAGTTATACGCTCAAAGCCCAAAACGGAACCACTAGTTGTGTACAATATACCACGCAGCAAGTAACGGTTTATCGCACGCCCAATCAGTCATTCCAAATCAAAATTTGTTTACAAAACGGTTGCGATACGACCCGGGGACTGGGCTTACCTAACATTGGAACTATTTCTGAGCCAGGGATTGCGTACTCTTGGCAGGCTATTATTGTACCAGGAACTGCAACGACGGGTCTTCCCAGCCCAACTGATGTGACCAACGGACTTGCTAACCCAACAGGATCAGTAACTGATTTTAGTTTTTTGACTGCCTCCTTAGGAAGAGCTAACGGCACATATACTATCCAATTGATTCGGACCAGTCAAAATACGGCCAATCCAGCCTGTATGCGCACCGATACCGCATTTTTAAATTATTGTATTTGCGGTAATGCAGGAGATGGTGGATTATGTGCATTAGCCATAGGGGCCTTACCTACTATTGTTTGTGGTGGAGCAACCAATAAAATTGGGCCGATTCAATACACTAGCGGTGGGACCTATATTTGGTCTCGATTGGATGGGCAACCTCTTAACAATGAATTGTTTGATATTTATACTAATCAACCACTAACCGATGGTGGTCCACATTCGAATCAGGTCTTTGCCAATCCAACCGGATTAACGGCGGTGAGTTATCGTCTTACAATTATTAATCCAGGTTCAGATACGTGCAGAGTAGATATTAAAGTCTTTCCCGCGGCGATTGGTAAGCCAAATGTAACATACATTTCTCCCCAATCTGTATGTCAGGGAAGTCCATATACTATTCAGGGCCCCGCTGCCAACCCTAATCTAATCTATAAATGGGAGCCTGTTTCGTTGCTTGTAAATCAGGCTGATTCCATCTCAGCTTTGCCCACAATAAAAAGCTTAATTGCTGACCAAATCATGTTTGTGACAGTAACCGATACTACTACCGGCTGTTCTGTACAGGATACAGTTCAATTGGTTGTCACACCAGTACAGGTCAATGCAGGAAATAATGCTACTTTCTGTGTTTCAGGAACTACGGTTAATATCGGAGGATTAGCAGCTTTACCTGGCTATTCATATCAATGGACGGCCATTCCTTCAGCAGGGGTTTCTTTTGGTAATGCCACTGCGGCTCAAACAACCGCTACACTTCCAGCTACAAGTGCGGGAGGAACCATTACCTTAATTTTAACGGCTACTAATGGCCAAACTTCAGCAAATTGTACCTTGTCTGATACCGTAGTTTTTAGGGCTGCGGCTACACCCGCCGTTACTATTCCCCCCGCCTTTAGCTTATGCAGCGGCGGACAAGTTATCATTGGACCTGTAAGTCCCAGTGATCTGACCTATGCTTGGTCGGGGCCGGGCATTGTAGGCTCGACGACTGGTAGTGCCGTAACGGTCAATGCTGTTGGCACTTACACCGTTGTGATATCTCAGGGAAGTTGCAGTACGTCTCGGAATGTGACCATCTCAGCGGCGACAACTCCAACCGTAACTCCCAACCCTGCGGCACCTTGCTCAGGACCCGTAACCATAGGAGTTAACAACGTCCCTGGAACAGAATGGAGTTATTCATGGGACAAATTAGATGGTTTGAAGGGTTATACTACAGGTTTTGCCACGATTAGTGTTGAACCTGCCATCACAACTACTTATACGCTTACAGCCACTCATATTTCGGGTTGTACGCTTACTTTTCCTATAACTGTTCCTGCGGCGGCTTATTCGGCAAGTTTGCCAAGTTCGCTTTCATTTTGTGAAGGCCAAACGGCAGTTCTGCCTCTGAATGATCCCTCGGCTGTCAGCGGCACAGTTTCATGGTCGGCGTCGCCAGTGGAGGCACTTGCTTACTTAAGTAGTCCAACTGCCATAAATCCAACAATAGATCTTTCGGCTGCGCCTGCGGGTTCATACACATACACTGCTACTGTAACCTACGGTGCGGGCTGCCAATCGATGGCGTCAACTACAGTAACGATCGGAAAGAAAATAGAAGGGATTGCTGGATTAGATGCTCAAATCTGTAACGGTACATGCACCACTCTGGGAATCGATGCAGTTGCGGGTATTAATTATGAATGGTCTTCATCATCAGGAACGGTCATTTCTGCAGCTAACTCAGCACGACCAACAGTATGTCCAACTCAAAACACTACGTTTACTTTGAAATACTATAGTGCTTCGGGGTGTGTCTTTACGGATGATGTTCTGGTGCAGGTTTTGCCTTCTCCCTCCCTTACTGTTCAGGATCTATCAGCTTGTCAAAATGACAACGGAACAGCCACAATTAATTTGGCAAATGGAGTTGTTTCAACGACCGGTTCCTCTCTTTCTTATTGGCTGAATGCTTCAGCAACTATTGCGGCTCCTAATCCCGTAAATGCTCAGGGAACCTATTACATAAAAGCTTCTGATGGTACTTGCTCGACAATTAAGCCTGTTACTGTAACTTTCAACGACACTCCATCGGCTATTTCAGAAGCTTTCTTTAACTGCGATACTCAGACAGGAACAATTCGTTTGACAAATGTTACTTCTAATGCTCGTTACGATTATTCACTTGGTAACACCTACACTGGTAATAAGACCTATGCCTCGGCATCTGTCATCCCTGGTAGCGGTATCATCGTCTCAAATCTTATCATTCCTTTCAATACAACTCAGAGTTATACCGTACGCTTGTTCGGATCTGATGGTACGTGCTTTAGAGATATAACTGTACAAATTACAAATACCAAACCAGATGCAGGAGCAAACCAAAACATTTGTGCGCCTGCTACCACAGCAACCTTGACGGCCATTACATTGGGCGGTACATGGACTGCACAAGCTGGCAACCCTGCCGCTGCTACCGTTACCAGCTCAGGTGCAGTGAGTGGCATGAGCGCCAACGGCACGTATAATTTTATCTATACGCTTAACGGTTGTACAGATACGGTGTCAGTGGTTCGCAATCCCAAACCAGATGCCGGAAGCGACCAAAGTATCTGCGCACCAACGACCACGGCGACCTTGACGGCCATTACAGCGGGAGGTACATGGACTGCCCAAGCTGGGAACCCTGCCGCTGCTACCGTTACCAGCGCAGGTGCAGTGAGTGGCATGAGCGCCAACGGCACGTATAATTTTATCTATACGCTTAATGGTTGTACAGATACGGTGTCAGTGGTTCGCAATCCCAAACCAGATGCAGGAGCAAACCAAAACATTTGTGCGCCTGCTACCACGGCGACGTTGACGGCCATTACAGCGGGCGGTACATGGACTGCCCAAGCTGGCAACCCTGCCGCTGCTACCGTTACCAGCGCAGGTGCAGTGAGTGGCATGACTGCCAACGGCACGTATAATTTTATCTATACGCTTAACGGTTGTACAGATACGGTGTCGGTGGTTCGTAATCCCAAACCAGATGCAGGAGCAAACCAAAACATTTGTGCGCCTGCTACCACGGCGACCTTGACGGCCATTACAGCGGGCGGTACATGGACTGCCCAAGCTGGCAACCCTGCCGCTGCTACCGTTACCAGCGCAGGTGCAGTGAGTGGTATGAGCGCCAATGGCACGTATAATTTTATCTATACGCTTAATGGTTGTACAGATACGGTGTCGGTGGTTCGTAATCCCAAACCAGATGCAGGAGCAAACCAAAACATTTGTGCGCCTGCTACCACGGCGACATTGACGGCCATTACAGCGGGAGGTACATGGACTGCACAAGCTGGCAACCCTGCCGCTGCTACCGTTACCAGCGCAGGTGCAGTGAGTGGGATGAGCGCCAATGGCACGTATAAATTTATTTATACGCTCAATGGTTGTACAGACACCGTCTCGGTGATTCGTAATCCTCAGCCAATCCAAGTTAATTTATCTCCAGCGGTAATTTGTGAAAATCAAAGCCTGACTTATACCGACGCCTCAGGGACGAACGGTACTTGGAGCGGTCCAGGGGTGAGTGATACGGGCACGGGAGCCACCGTGAGCGGAGCCGCCGCCCTGACCCAACTGGGCCAATCGGCCCCCACGAGTTTCTATATTTACTATACACAAATACTTGGAGAATGTAGCCGAACCGACAGCGGTCTTGTAAGCATTAATCCTCGTCCTTTGGTGAGCATTACAGGTCCAACGCTAGTGTGTGGGAATGAATTACCAGTGAGTTTCACAGGCTCCCCTGCGGGCGGGACGTTCACTCTGCCACAAGGTTTACCCGTGGGAGCGGTAACCATCAGCAACAACGTGGCCACGCTAAATGCTGGTTTTAACATTGCGAGTTTGACATTCAGTTACCAATTTACCGATGCCACCACGGGTTGTAGTAACACCGACAGTCACAGCATTACGGTAACGCCCGCCCCCAATGCGGGCCCTGACCAGACGTTGGCCTGTGTGAATCCCGTGACCAACACGCTTCAAACGACCACGACTTTGACAGGTGCTCCCTCGGGGGGTACATGGTCGGCGCAATCAGGTAACCCTGCTTCGGCAATGGTCACAAACGCTGGTGTAGTGACTGGCATGAGTATGGCCGGTACATATCAATTCATTTACACGTTGAACGATTGTTCGGATACGGTATCGGTGACGGTTTCGCCTTGCCAAGGATGTGTGAAACCCAATGCAGGAAACGACCAGAGTATTTGTTCACCAACAACCACGGCGACGTTGACTGCGATAACATCGGGCGGCACGTGGAATGCGCAATCGGGCAACCCTGTATCGGCAACGATAACGAACGCGGGTGCGGTAGCTGGCATGACGGTTGATGGCACTTATCGTTTCATATATTCCGTGACAAGTGGAGGAGAAACCTGTACAGATACGGTGTCGGTGGTTCGTAATCCCAAACCAAATGCAGGAGCAAACCAAAACATTTGTGCACCTGCTACCACCGCAACCTTGACGGCCATTACAGCGGGCGGTACATGGACTGCACAAGCTGGCAACCCTGCCGCTGCTACTGTTACCAGCGCAGGTGCAGTGAGTGGCATGACTGCCAACGGCACGTATAATTTTATCTATACGCTTAATGGTTGTACAGATACGGTGTCAGTGGTTCGCAATCCCAAACCAGATGCCGGAAGCGACCAAAGTGTCTGCGCACCAACGACCACGGCGACGTTGACGGCCATTACAGCGGGAGGTACATGGACTGCACAAGCTGGCAACCCTGCCGCTGCTACCGTTACCAGCGCAGGTGCAGTGAGTGGCATGACTGCCAACGGCACGTATAATTTTATCTATACGCTTAACGGTTGTACAGATACGGTGTCAGTAGTTCGTAATCTGAAGCCAGATGCGGGAGTCGATCAAACTTTAACGTGTCCTCCATCGGGCATTTCACCGACAACTGCTACTCTCTCAGGCGCGCCTTCGGGGGGCGTATGGTCAACTTTGGCCAGTAATCCTGCCGCCGCGACGGTCACAAATGCAGGTGCTGTAAGTGGAATGACAGTAGCAGGTACCTATCAATTTATTTATACTTTGAATAATTGCGCAGACACCGTTCAAATAGAGGTTCCTACTTGTATCGTGCCAGTGTTCGACTTAGCCTTACGCAAGACCTTGGCCACGGGCCAGAGTGCGAGCGTTGTGGCGGGTAGTAATGTGACGTTCACCATCACGGTGTTCAACCAAGGGAACGTCGATGCGACGAACATTCAAGTAACAGATTACATTCCAACGGGATTGACCTTGAACGATGCCAACTGGACAGCCACTGCTGGAGTCGCCACGCTCAACACGGTGATTGCAAGTTTACCTGCTGGTCAAAGCACGACAAGAGACATCACCTTTGTTGTGAGCACAGGATTCACGGGTTCGATTAGTAACTTGGCGGAAATCAGCTCGGCGACGGGCGGTACTGATGTAGATTCAAGTCCTGATAGTAACCCAGCCAATGATGGCACGCCGAAGAATGATGTGATCAACGAAAACGGATTGACGGGTGGAGACGAGGACGACCACGACCCAGAGGTAATTACGGTGACGCCAGCGCCAGTGTTCGACTTAGCCTTACGCAAGACCTTGGCCACGGGCCAGAGTGCGAGCGTTGTGGCGGGTAGCAATGTGACGTTCACCATCACGGTGTTCAACCAAGGGAACGTCGATGCGACGAACATTCAAGTAACAGATTACATTCCAACGGGATTGACCTTGAACGATGCCAACTGGACAGCCACTGCTGGAGTCGCGACCCTCAACACGGTGATTGCAAGTTTACCTGCTGGTCAAAGCACGACAAGAGACATCACCTTTGTTGTGAGCACAGGATTCACGGGTTCGATTAGTAACTTAGCGGAAATCAGCTCGGCGACGGGTGGTACTGATGTGGATTCAAGTCCTGATAATAACCCAGCCAATGATGGCACGCCGAAGAATGATGTGATCAACGAAAACGGATTGACGGGCGGAGACGAGGACGACCACGACCCAGAGGTCATTACGGTGACGCCACCAGCACAAGTAGACTTATCATTGAAAAAATTGATTAACACCAAGATTGCTCAACTCGGAGACACACTTACCTACACCATTAAAGTCTTCAACCAGTCAGCCACTTTGGCAACAGGTGTAGAAGTTACGGACTCGTTGGCCACTTCGGTACAATTTATCAATGGAAGTTTTACATCCACTCGTGGCACGGCTGCTATCACCAATAATGTCATTATCTGGAATATTGGCAACATTGCGGCCAGTGGAGATACCGTCACGCTTACGTATAAAGTGAAAGCCATTCAGGAGGGTGTACATTTCAATACGGCCGAAATTACAAAAACCAATGAAGGTGATATTGATTCTACCCCTGGAAATGGGAATAACGTAGAAGATGACAACGACCAACAGTGCTTTACGGTACCATTTAAGTTATGTCCGCTAGAAAAGGTTCAGGCCAGTGTACCGGCTTACCTAACAAATGTACAATGGTACAAAGATGGAGGAAGTACGCCGATTGTGTCGGGAAATACAGTTCTATTCAGCGAGGTGGGTACTTATACCTTCACGGCGTCTAATCAACAATGTCCTGCGGAAGGTTGTTGTCCGATTATTATTGAGGCGGGAAATAACTGTTGTCCGACTCAAATTTGTATTCCTTTCACCATCAATAAAAAGAAAAAATAA